In Glandiceps talaboti chromosome 6, keGlaTala1.1, whole genome shotgun sequence, one DNA window encodes the following:
- the LOC144436479 gene encoding putative metal-dependent hydrolase YabD, whose amino-acid sequence MNAESVMRALEALSGWLVDVPCLGPIHDLLAFYKEFGQSLVPENAQISDHYHTIMHQLCRTLNWQDHPQFSLQRPNSLVILVHWRVLLILMGFLSPIQRRMFRQMLDTQEKVEGDISVSMDTESLDISSSSTSEHPAGISTTGEYPNPLVVTPSVSSEPIAQNLSTPDDGVDLLEVYDTHFHLDRIQSSWGRRDDVPQDSEDLIARQREPEPDHPVHLLGGVEVFCDPSRFREIGPPNHRWKKAVGLHPKHASKISKKQFKTFRRLMDSSNIDAVGEVGLDYTTPESAWPKQKELLEEILQLLQEKSVSKPLVLHIRGGDGDPYGHKPGEEVLQLVRKYCPREQFIHFYCFSGDAPQIQLWLTHFPNTYFGCTASVRHATPLQVFAISQIPEDRLILETDSPYFPPPNCPKPNSPQYIGSVGFLIATIRGSTLHELLPITVRNTRTLYGFL is encoded by the coding sequence ATGAATGCAGAAAGTGTAATGAGAGCGTTAGAAGCACTATCCGGTTGGCTGGTTGATGTTCCGTGTCTAGGGCCTATACACGACCTTTTGGCTTTCTATAAGGAATTTGGGCAAAGCCTAGTCCCAGAGAATGCCCAAATTTCAGACCATTACCATACCATTATGCACCAGTTGTGCAGAACATTAAATTGGCAAGACCACCCCCAATTTAGTCTGCAGCGCCCAAATTCACTAGTCATACTGGTTCACTGGAGAGTGCTGCTGATATTGATGGGGTTCTTGTCCCCAATACAACGGCGGATGTTCAGACAGATGTTGGACACCCAGGAGAAAGTAGAGGGAGATATATCCGTCAGTATGGACACAGAATCCTTAGACATATCTTCATCATCCACTAGTGAACACCCAGCAGGCATATCCACAACTGGTGAGTACCCCAATCCCCTTGTTGTTACCCCATCAGTGTCTTCTGAGCCGATTGCACAGAATCTGTCTACCCCTGATGATGGAGTTGACCTTTTGGAGGTGTATGATACACATTTCCATTTGGATCGTATCCAATCTAGTTGGGGGCGGAGGGATGACGTGCCCCAAGACTCAGAGGATCTGATAGCACGACAACGAGAACCCGAACCGGACCACCCAGTACATCTACTGGGCGGTGTGGAAGTATTCTGCGATCCCAGCAGATTTCGGGAAATAGGGCCCCCCAACCATCGCTGGAAGAAGGCTGTAGGACTACACCCCAAACATGCCAGTAAAATATCTAAGAAGCAGTTCAAGACGTTCCGTAGGTTGATGGATTCCAGCAATATCGACGCTGTGGGTGAAGTAGGTCTAGATTACACAACACCTGAATCTGCTTGGCCAAAACAGAAGGAACTTCTAGAAGAAATCCTACAGCTGCTTCAAGAAAAGTCTGTCTCAAAGCCCCTAGTGCTGCATATTCGAGGAGGTGATGGAGACCCTTATGGTCATAAACCTGGTGAGGAGGTATTACAACTGGTACGTAAGTACTGTCCCAGGGAACAGTTCATACATTTCTATTGCTTCTCTGGGGATGCACCACAAATTCAACTCTGGCTGACCCACTTTCCAAATACTTATTTTGGGTGTACAGCCAGTGTAAGGCATGCCACGCCCCTTCAGGTATTCGCAATATCACAAATACCTGAAGATCGCCTTATCTTGGAGACAGACTCACCCTATTTTCCCCCTCCCAATTGTCCTAAACCAAACTCTCCCCAGTATATAGGAAGTGTTGGGTTTTTAATAGCCACAATTCGGGGCAGTACTCTCCATGAACTACTCCCTATCACGGTGAGGAACACCCGTACCCTTTATGGCTTCCTGTAG